One stretch of candidate division KSB1 bacterium DNA includes these proteins:
- a CDS encoding TrkA family potassium uptake protein, with product MPSFAVIGLGNFGSYVARFLSERGFQVMAIDKDEEEVDRVRPFVAKAIVGDATNKEMLRSLGLDQMDAVVVNVGDEIDASILITLYLKDLGTKRIIVKAITEDHQRILDLIGATDVILPEREVAYKVAQSLDNPNILDYLTLAPGYSIIELAPPSSFLHKTLRELDLTNKYGVQVIMVKEVVPENVKVVPGADHVVKDSDILVVVGKNSALEKLMRLK from the coding sequence ATGCCGAGTTTTGCAGTCATTGGCTTGGGCAACTTTGGCTCGTACGTGGCCCGCTTCCTGAGCGAGCGGGGCTTCCAAGTTATGGCGATCGACAAGGACGAAGAGGAAGTGGACAGGGTGCGCCCGTTCGTGGCCAAGGCGATTGTCGGCGATGCGACCAACAAAGAGATGTTGCGCAGCCTGGGCCTGGACCAGATGGATGCGGTGGTGGTGAACGTTGGCGACGAGATCGATGCCAGCATACTCATCACCCTGTACCTGAAGGACCTGGGCACCAAGCGCATTATCGTCAAGGCGATCACCGAGGACCACCAGCGGATTCTGGACCTTATTGGCGCTACCGATGTCATCCTCCCCGAGCGCGAAGTGGCCTACAAGGTCGCGCAGAGCCTGGACAATCCCAACATCCTGGACTACCTCACCCTTGCGCCCGGCTACAGCATCATCGAGCTTGCGCCGCCGAGCAGCTTCCTGCACAAGACGCTGCGCGAGTTGGACCTCACCAACAAGTACGGCGTGCAGGTCATCATGGTCAAGGAAGTGGTTCCCGAGAACGTCAAAGTCGTGCCCGGTGCGGACCATGTGGTGAAGGATAGCGATATACTTGTCGTGGTGGGAAAGAATTCCGCCCTGGAGAAACTGATGCGCCTGAAGTGA
- a CDS encoding MlaD family protein — MKNSREPLFSHEVRVGLAVFIGVLIIVVAIMTVGGQQGFFADRYRLRVLMTRVEGLQTGAPVRVAGVRVGTVTSVKFSPDVTENRIVIELEIDAKVKDRIRKDSIAHIGTLGLLGDKYVGITMGSLDQPRLEDGDYLLAAEPLDVEKLIDEGVAAFNLLKKSLSTVDDVVTKINTGKGTLGLLVNDPSMYVDVKALVRVSSAILAYIRSGEGTAARLLADPQLYTRITSFLASGEALVDSMRHGQGTAARFVQDPALYQELMTLAKNLNAIAGRLEKGEGSLGLMMNNDLLYRRLNTLAASLDSLVTDLKLNPGRYLKVEIF; from the coding sequence ATGAAGAACAGTAGAGAACCACTTTTCAGTCATGAAGTGCGCGTGGGGCTTGCCGTGTTCATCGGCGTGCTCATCATCGTGGTGGCCATTATGACTGTCGGGGGTCAGCAGGGCTTCTTTGCCGACCGCTACCGCCTGCGCGTGCTCATGACGCGCGTCGAGGGGCTGCAGACTGGCGCGCCGGTGCGCGTGGCTGGTGTGCGTGTGGGCACGGTGACCTCTGTCAAGTTCTCGCCGGATGTCACGGAAAACCGCATCGTCATCGAGTTGGAGATCGATGCCAAAGTCAAAGATCGCATCCGCAAGGACTCCATCGCCCACATCGGCACTTTGGGCTTATTGGGCGACAAGTACGTGGGGATCACCATGGGTTCTCTTGACCAACCGCGCTTGGAGGATGGCGACTACTTGCTGGCAGCCGAGCCCTTGGACGTGGAGAAGCTCATCGATGAAGGCGTGGCTGCCTTCAACTTGCTGAAAAAGTCGTTGTCCACGGTGGACGATGTCGTCACCAAGATCAACACGGGCAAAGGTACCTTAGGGCTCTTGGTGAATGACCCCAGCATGTACGTGGACGTCAAGGCGCTGGTGAGGGTCTCCAGTGCCATACTGGCCTATATCCGCTCTGGCGAGGGCACTGCCGCCCGCCTGCTGGCAGATCCGCAACTTTACACGCGGATCACTTCCTTCCTTGCCTCGGGTGAGGCGTTGGTGGACAGCATGCGGCACGGGCAGGGCACGGCGGCGCGCTTCGTCCAGGATCCGGCGCTTTACCAGGAGCTGATGACGCTCGCGAAGAATCTCAATGCAATTGCGGGAAGACTGGAGAAGGGAGAGGGCAGTCTCGGCCTCATGATGAACAACGACCTCCTCTATCGGCGGCTGAACACCCTTGCCGCCAGCCTTGACTCGCTGGTCACCGACCTGAAGCTCAACCCGGGACGCTATCTCAAGGTGGAGATTTTCTAA
- a CDS encoding glycosyltransferase yields MEMHVGFLSALLRGHTHQVWVACASQTPLYDDLVKKGFVPYPFRPRGYVDSVAIARLAGWLRRQSVDIIHCHFSRDLWAVVPAARMAGRVPVVLIKHVGTMRAKRDPVHRWLYRNVAQAWAISRVIRDNLIATHPLPPGKVEVVHHGLDLSRFRVPQETRRRLRRELGFAEDALVVGTVGRLEPSKGHLEFLRMAGQVASQVPQSVFLVVGAATRGEEFRAEPILRLAQELNLGPRLVFAGFREDIPAVLSAMDVFAFPSRAEAFGLVVIEAMAAGLPVVSTASDGVLDIVVDSESGLLVPPQDVAALASAVLRLLRDPRLRRSVAAAARRRVEELFTAERMVQRVVELSWRIVCQSRGRGTG; encoded by the coding sequence ATGGAGATGCACGTCGGCTTCCTGTCAGCGCTGCTGCGTGGCCATACCCACCAGGTGTGGGTTGCTTGCGCATCGCAGACGCCGCTTTATGACGACTTGGTGAAGAAGGGGTTTGTCCCTTACCCCTTTCGTCCCCGCGGCTACGTGGATTCGGTCGCCATCGCCCGTTTGGCAGGCTGGCTCCGGCGGCAGTCGGTGGATATCATCCACTGCCACTTTTCGCGGGACTTGTGGGCAGTGGTGCCCGCAGCGCGCATGGCGGGACGCGTCCCGGTGGTGCTCATCAAGCACGTGGGCACAATGCGCGCCAAGCGCGACCCTGTCCACCGCTGGCTGTACCGCAATGTGGCGCAGGCGTGGGCGATCTCGCGCGTGATTCGCGACAATCTGATAGCCACGCACCCGCTGCCGCCTGGAAAGGTGGAGGTGGTGCACCACGGGCTGGACCTTAGCAGGTTCCGGGTGCCGCAGGAGACGAGAAGACGCCTACGCCGCGAATTGGGCTTTGCTGAAGATGCCTTGGTGGTGGGCACGGTCGGTAGATTGGAACCGAGCAAGGGGCACCTGGAATTTCTGCGCATGGCAGGGCAGGTAGCCAGTCAGGTGCCGCAAAGCGTTTTCCTTGTGGTCGGTGCCGCCACGCGCGGCGAGGAGTTCCGCGCTGAGCCGATCCTCCGACTGGCGCAGGAGCTCAATTTGGGCCCGCGCCTGGTGTTCGCTGGCTTTCGCGAGGATATCCCCGCGGTGCTTTCGGCAATGGATGTCTTTGCCTTCCCCTCACGCGCGGAAGCATTTGGCCTGGTGGTGATTGAGGCGATGGCCGCAGGGTTGCCGGTGGTGTCCACCGCCAGTGATGGGGTGTTGGATATCGTCGTGGATAGTGAGAGTGGCCTGCTGGTGCCCCCACAGGACGTAGCGGCCTTGGCCTCTGCTGTGCTGCGCTTGTTGCGTGACCCGAGGCTGCGCCGCTCCGTTGCTGCGGCTGCGCGTCGCAGGGTGGAGGAGCTTTTCACCGCCGAACGCATGGTGCAGCGCGTAGTGGAGCTTTCCTGGCGCATTGTCTGCCAGTCGAGGGGCCGGGGGACCGGCTGA
- a CDS encoding sugar phosphate isomerase/epimerase, with product MLGLSTAWIATKVDNGDRLLDALRETGLSALELDYRVTATMLQQMRRRLRSHEFRVLSVHNYCPLPEGVPQHQACGDLFRLSSTDAEERAQAVKLSLKSVHLAADLEARAVVFHLGEVVIDNPDNDMRLRQFYEEKLVDSEEAEAYRAQKKAERLAKRQPYLDAVLLSLDRIHAEAVRLGVYLGVENRFYLHQIPDLEEVGIILNEFRGGNIGYWHDCGHAHVQACLRVTPHEAWLEREGAHLLGVHLHDARGLEDHQAPGTGEIDFDLVAKYLRADTVRVIEVHPTTTVTEIQGAIALLQSKGIAEAT from the coding sequence ATGCTCGGATTATCGACAGCCTGGATAGCCACGAAGGTTGACAATGGGGACCGCCTGCTCGATGCACTGCGCGAGACTGGCCTGTCTGCGTTGGAGCTGGACTACCGCGTGACGGCTACTATGCTGCAGCAAATGCGCCGCCGCCTACGGTCGCACGAGTTCAGGGTGCTGAGCGTGCACAACTACTGTCCCTTGCCAGAGGGCGTGCCTCAGCATCAGGCCTGCGGGGATCTGTTTCGCCTTTCCAGCACCGACGCTGAAGAGCGTGCCCAGGCGGTGAAGCTGTCGCTGAAATCGGTGCACCTGGCCGCCGACCTGGAAGCGCGTGCGGTGGTGTTCCACCTTGGCGAGGTGGTTATCGATAACCCGGACAACGACATGAGGCTGCGCCAGTTCTACGAGGAGAAGTTGGTGGACTCTGAGGAGGCGGAGGCATATCGCGCCCAGAAGAAGGCGGAACGGCTCGCCAAACGGCAGCCCTATCTGGACGCAGTTTTGCTGAGTCTCGATCGTATCCACGCCGAGGCGGTTCGTTTAGGCGTGTACCTGGGCGTGGAGAATCGTTTCTACCTTCATCAGATTCCGGATTTGGAGGAGGTGGGCATCATTCTCAATGAGTTCCGGGGCGGGAACATCGGCTACTGGCACGACTGTGGGCATGCTCACGTCCAGGCGTGCTTGCGTGTGACGCCCCATGAGGCCTGGCTGGAGCGTGAGGGAGCACATCTGCTGGGCGTCCACCTCCACGATGCTCGTGGACTCGAGGACCACCAGGCCCCTGGAACTGGCGAGATCGATTTCGACTTGGTGGCGAAATATCTGCGCGCGGACACCGTGCGAGTGATAGAGGTGCACCCAACGACCACTGTGACTGAGATCCAGGGCGCCATCGCCCTGCTGCAAAGCAAGGGCATAGCCGAGGCCACATGA
- a CDS encoding Crp/Fnr family transcriptional regulator, protein MDLRLLRSIPIFSGLDAQDLERIAQLCVHKTCAANQLILVEEESGQSLFIIKRGSVKVSHVSDEGREVILSILNAGDFFGEMALLDGRGRSANVTALVETELLVLRRGDFLGLLEDYPQISIALLRELAGRIRRSDSHISTLSLKDAMGRVAMALVHVAEKTGRPRGREMVIPKLPIQQDLANMAGTARETISRAMGQFEEMGYLEREGHRVVVKDFEAFKRAFG, encoded by the coding sequence ATGGACCTCAGGCTCTTGCGAAGCATCCCCATCTTTTCTGGTCTGGACGCGCAGGACCTGGAGCGCATCGCCCAGCTCTGCGTCCACAAGACCTGTGCCGCCAACCAGCTGATCCTCGTGGAAGAAGAGAGCGGGCAGTCGCTGTTCATCATCAAGCGCGGCAGCGTGAAGGTGTCGCATGTCAGCGACGAGGGCAGGGAGGTCATCCTGTCCATCCTCAACGCCGGGGACTTTTTCGGCGAGATGGCCTTGCTGGATGGGAGGGGGCGCTCGGCAAACGTCACGGCCCTGGTGGAGACGGAACTCCTGGTCTTGCGGCGCGGCGACTTTCTCGGCCTGCTTGAGGACTATCCGCAGATTTCTATCGCCCTGCTGCGGGAGTTGGCCGGGCGCATCCGCCGCAGCGACTCGCACATCTCCACCCTCAGCCTCAAAGACGCCATGGGGCGCGTGGCCATGGCGCTTGTGCACGTGGCCGAAAAGACTGGCCGGCCGCGCGGGCGCGAGATGGTCATCCCCAAGCTGCCCATCCAGCAGGACTTGGCGAACATGGCGGGCACCGCGCGGGAGACCATCTCCAGGGCGATGGGACAGTTCGAGGAGATGGGCTACCTCGAGCGTGAAGGCCACCGCGTAGTGGTCAAAGACTTCGAAGCCTTCAAACGGGCGTTCGGTTAG
- a CDS encoding DUF72 domain-containing protein: MAELLARTKIGCCGFPVARALYYRTFAVVEVQQTFYQPPQVATAAKWRAEAPEGFEFVVKAWQLITHQPSSPTYRRLREAVPPERHAAYGRFQLTPEVKAAWTRTAEIAKALGAKVVLFQCPASFTCSQANVANLRAFMREVDRHDFVFAWEPRGGWPAELIGQLCRELDLIHVVDPFRTSSVHGRPAYFRLHGITGAGYRYSHADFAQLAQTLQQVGEAYCMFNNMAMFDDARRLREFLSKMEVH; encoded by the coding sequence ATGGCAGAACTCCTGGCGCGGACAAAGATAGGGTGTTGTGGTTTCCCTGTGGCGCGTGCGCTCTACTACCGCACCTTTGCGGTGGTTGAGGTACAGCAGACCTTCTACCAGCCGCCCCAGGTGGCAACCGCGGCCAAGTGGCGGGCAGAAGCGCCGGAAGGCTTCGAGTTCGTGGTGAAGGCCTGGCAGCTGATCACTCATCAGCCGTCCAGCCCCACCTACCGTCGCCTCAGGGAAGCAGTTCCACCGGAGAGGCACGCGGCGTACGGCAGGTTCCAGTTGACGCCAGAGGTGAAGGCTGCCTGGACGCGGACGGCGGAGATCGCAAAGGCCTTGGGCGCGAAAGTCGTGCTTTTCCAGTGCCCGGCCAGCTTTACATGCAGCCAGGCCAACGTGGCCAATTTGCGCGCCTTCATGCGTGAGGTGGACCGGCACGACTTTGTGTTCGCCTGGGAACCGCGCGGTGGGTGGCCGGCCGAGCTCATCGGCCAGCTGTGCAGGGAGCTGGACCTGATTCACGTGGTCGACCCGTTCCGGACAAGCTCCGTGCATGGCCGGCCCGCGTACTTCCGGTTGCATGGGATCACAGGCGCCGGGTATCGCTACTCCCATGCCGACTTTGCGCAGCTGGCGCAGACACTCCAGCAAGTGGGAGAGGCCTACTGCATGTTCAACAACATGGCCATGTTTGACGACGCGCGCCGGCTGCGGGAATTTCTGAGCAAAATGGAGGTCCACTGA
- a CDS encoding TrkH family potassium uptake protein, with amino-acid sequence MTSLRESTERFLVVKLRPSRLVALSFALAACIGGVLLSLPAASVGRPLRTLDAFFTSTSAVCVTGLTVVDISTRLTLFGQLIVLVLIQLGGLGIMTFSVLFMYLLTRRFSIRGRELLEETFSQRPLQQMSSLLKHVFLWTFTLEAIGAALLTFRFWERYPGPRAVYLGVFHAVSAFCNAGFGLFSDSLRRYGDDPLVNLTVMTLIVLGGLGFIVLFDIANGFRFRQGKRRQAVSLHTRLVLIATAALIATGFVAFFAIESFNSLRGMPWSSRVPVSLFQSITARTAGFSTVDTGSLAHATLLVLMGLMFIGASPGSTGGGIKTSTFALLVALLVARLRGSEDVNCCQRRVPAGIVAKAFALAVFGVVVVGVFGLALSITELGVVPFADSRGQVLAVLFETVSAFGTVGLSTGITPQLSNVGRILLIVLMLVGRVGPLTLAIALGRGERRPAGYRYVEESVLVG; translated from the coding sequence GTGACCAGCCTCCGGGAGAGTACCGAGCGCTTCCTGGTGGTCAAGCTGCGCCCGTCGCGCCTGGTCGCACTCAGCTTTGCCCTCGCCGCCTGCATCGGAGGGGTGCTTCTCAGCCTGCCCGCTGCCTCGGTAGGGCGGCCGCTGCGGACTCTGGACGCCTTCTTCACTTCTACTTCGGCAGTGTGCGTGACGGGGCTGACGGTGGTGGACATCAGCACGCGCCTCACGCTCTTCGGTCAGCTGATCGTGCTGGTCTTGATCCAGCTCGGTGGATTGGGCATCATGACCTTCTCGGTGCTGTTCATGTATCTGCTGACCAGGCGCTTCTCCATCCGAGGGCGCGAGCTGTTGGAAGAGACCTTTTCCCAACGTCCACTGCAGCAGATGAGCTCCCTGCTCAAACACGTTTTCCTGTGGACGTTCACGCTGGAGGCGATTGGCGCGGCTTTGCTCACGTTCCGTTTCTGGGAACGTTACCCAGGGCCGCGTGCTGTCTACTTAGGCGTGTTCCATGCGGTGTCCGCCTTCTGCAATGCGGGCTTTGGCCTCTTCTCGGACAGCCTTCGTCGCTACGGCGACGATCCTCTGGTGAACCTCACGGTCATGACGCTGATCGTGTTGGGCGGTTTGGGCTTCATCGTGCTGTTCGACATAGCCAACGGTTTTCGCTTCCGTCAGGGCAAGCGGCGGCAGGCAGTCTCGCTGCACACGCGCCTGGTCTTGATTGCCACCGCGGCACTTATCGCCACTGGCTTCGTAGCCTTTTTCGCCATCGAAAGTTTCAACTCCTTGCGCGGGATGCCCTGGTCGAGTCGCGTGCCGGTGAGTCTGTTCCAGTCGATCACGGCCCGAACCGCAGGCTTCTCCACCGTAGATACCGGCTCATTGGCGCACGCGACCTTGCTCGTGCTGATGGGACTGATGTTCATCGGGGCCAGCCCAGGCTCAACTGGGGGCGGCATCAAGACCAGCACGTTCGCCTTGCTTGTCGCTTTGCTGGTGGCGCGCCTGCGGGGCAGCGAAGACGTGAACTGCTGCCAGCGTCGCGTGCCTGCAGGTATCGTGGCCAAGGCCTTTGCCCTGGCGGTGTTCGGGGTAGTGGTCGTGGGAGTGTTCGGCCTGGCTTTGTCCATTACGGAGCTTGGTGTGGTGCCGTTCGCTGACAGTCGCGGGCAGGTACTGGCGGTGCTCTTTGAGACGGTGTCTGCCTTCGGCACAGTAGGTCTGAGCACCGGAATCACTCCGCAGCTGTCGAACGTCGGCAGGATACTGCTCATCGTGCTCATGCTCGTCGGGCGGGTGGGACCGTTGACCTTAGCAATTGCGCTGGGAAGAGGCGAGAGACGGCCAGCCGGGTACCGCTACGTTGAAGAGAGCGTGCTTGTCGGCTGA
- the nadD gene encoding nicotinate-nucleotide adenylyltransferase — protein MRLGLFGGTFDPIHLAHLILADWVREEEKLDRVLFVPADTPPHKVHRTLSPPWQRLAMVRLATADCPFFEVPDLEIRRGGVSYTIDTVLAVRELYGLGSDQLFLIAGSDSLHEMDSWREPERIFAECRVVVVRRPGFDPAEAPPQFAAKAKLSKAPLVEISSSQIRERVRAGKSIRYLVPAGVERFIVEHGLYRVAGGTDRP, from the coding sequence ATGCGATTAGGACTCTTCGGAGGTACCTTCGACCCCATTCACCTCGCGCACCTCATTCTTGCCGACTGGGTGCGAGAAGAGGAGAAGCTGGACCGCGTTCTCTTCGTACCTGCAGACACTCCGCCCCACAAGGTGCACCGCACGCTTTCTCCTCCTTGGCAGAGGCTGGCCATGGTGCGCCTGGCTACGGCCGACTGCCCCTTCTTCGAAGTCCCCGACCTGGAAATACGTCGCGGCGGGGTCTCGTACACGATCGACACGGTGCTGGCGGTGCGCGAGCTGTACGGGCTCGGCAGCGACCAGCTCTTCTTGATTGCGGGGAGCGACAGCCTGCATGAGATGGATAGCTGGCGAGAACCGGAAAGAATCTTCGCCGAATGTCGGGTTGTGGTAGTCCGAAGGCCGGGATTTGACCCGGCTGAGGCTCCTCCTCAGTTTGCGGCAAAGGCAAAGTTGAGCAAGGCGCCGCTGGTTGAGATCTCCTCTTCGCAGATCCGCGAGCGCGTGCGAGCAGGCAAAAGCATTCGCTACCTGGTGCCGGCCGGGGTGGAGCGGTTCATCGTAGAACATGGCTTGTATCGTGTGGCAGGTGGCACAGACAGGCCGTAG
- a CDS encoding 1-acyl-sn-glycerol-3-phosphate acyltransferase, giving the protein MEDKRSLTDEGMIYWISVFLLRVIARIYFRGRVFGRARPPKRGAYIGIINHQSHMDVVALTMVVNRRFHTMAKHSLFSIPLVKWWLRAVHMFPVRRETSDHRAFRHALNLLRSGEALFMAPEGTRLRPRQREPAKARSGFVLLAHLAGCPVVPVAVSGTGCALPPRARFPRSVPVAVMVGEPVILPPLPSGEGRKEALQRQADMVMHKVYDMLHELELRMRGKSRG; this is encoded by the coding sequence ATGGAGGATAAACGGTCGCTGACGGACGAGGGGATGATTTACTGGATCTCCGTGTTTCTCCTGCGCGTCATCGCGCGCATCTACTTTCGAGGCCGAGTGTTTGGCCGGGCGCGACCGCCTAAGAGAGGCGCCTACATCGGCATCATAAACCACCAGAGTCACATGGACGTGGTGGCACTGACCATGGTTGTGAACCGGCGGTTTCACACCATGGCCAAGCATTCGCTTTTCTCCATCCCGCTGGTCAAATGGTGGCTGCGCGCAGTACATATGTTCCCGGTGCGCAGAGAGACCAGCGATCATCGTGCCTTCAGGCATGCGCTTAACCTCCTGCGCTCTGGCGAGGCGCTGTTCATGGCGCCTGAGGGTACGCGTTTGCGGCCTAGGCAGAGGGAGCCTGCCAAGGCGCGAAGCGGTTTTGTGCTGCTGGCGCACCTGGCCGGCTGTCCCGTGGTGCCGGTGGCGGTTTCCGGCACGGGGTGCGCTCTGCCGCCAAGAGCTCGTTTCCCCAGGTCGGTGCCAGTGGCGGTGATGGTGGGGGAGCCGGTCATCCTGCCGCCTCTTCCCTCGGGGGAAGGGCGCAAGGAGGCGCTGCAGCGCCAGGCCGACATGGTCATGCACAAGGTGTACGACATGCTGCATGAGCTGGAGTTGCGCATGCGCGGGAAGAGCCGTGGATAG
- a CDS encoding radical SAM protein — protein sequence MQKGIIYGPVASRRLGRSLGINLMPTGYKACSYNCVYCHYGSTKVKTDRMEGLVEDLPSVEQVEAALATALASGVDPEYITFSGNGEPTLHPDFAEIVEVVDRLRDRLAPQAKTCVLSNATGLDRPAVVAALQMLDLRVLKLDVGTEQAWRVVNRPATGLQFARLLTGLQAVRDWVLQAVLFQGSISNVEPEELEQWIRRLGELRPAAAQIYTVDRPPADGTLARVPVSLLQEIAARAGKETGIPVQVYSGSVGAKSPGLASSAAASEKRGPKKEKA from the coding sequence TTGCAGAAGGGGATCATCTACGGCCCGGTTGCATCGCGGCGACTGGGCCGCTCTCTGGGTATCAACTTGATGCCCACTGGCTACAAAGCATGCAGCTACAACTGCGTCTACTGCCACTACGGCTCGACCAAGGTGAAGACCGATCGCATGGAGGGCTTGGTCGAGGATCTTCCGTCGGTGGAACAGGTGGAGGCCGCGCTGGCTACAGCCTTGGCCAGCGGTGTTGATCCTGAGTACATCACCTTTTCCGGCAACGGCGAACCGACTCTGCACCCAGACTTTGCCGAGATAGTGGAGGTGGTGGATCGACTGCGGGACAGGCTTGCGCCACAGGCGAAGACCTGTGTGCTGTCCAATGCCACTGGCCTCGACCGGCCTGCCGTGGTGGCTGCTCTGCAGATGCTGGACTTGCGCGTCTTGAAGCTCGACGTGGGCACAGAGCAGGCTTGGAGGGTCGTGAACAGGCCGGCCACAGGGCTCCAATTCGCCCGGCTCTTGACCGGCCTGCAGGCAGTTCGTGATTGGGTGCTGCAGGCAGTCCTTTTCCAAGGAAGCATTTCCAACGTCGAGCCCGAAGAGCTTGAGCAGTGGATTCGTCGCCTTGGTGAGCTGCGACCGGCGGCGGCACAGATCTACACCGTGGACCGCCCCCCTGCGGATGGAACGTTGGCCAGAGTGCCGGTCTCCTTGCTGCAGGAGATCGCTGCCAGGGCAGGCAAGGAGACCGGTATTCCGGTGCAGGTGTACAGTGGGTCTGTTGGGGCAAAATCGCCCGGTCTGGCAAGTTCAGCCGCTGCCAGCGAGAAGCGTGGGCCGAAGAAGGAGAAAGCGTGA
- a CDS encoding ABC transporter ATP-binding protein yields the protein MATEANQTKGASIEFRAIHKSFGDNWVLRGLSLQVKPGETTVILGRSGCGKSVLLKILLGLIRPDSGEVWIDGSEISGLREPELLPIRKQIGMLFQGSALFDSLTVGENVAYWLREHTRLSDEEIAARVAQCLRFVDMEGTEELMPSQLSGGMRKRVALARAMISEPRVMLYDEPTTGLDPITATTINALIRKTQQELGVTSIVVTHELESAFSVAHRLAVINEGVIVAVGTKEEVKASGDEFVQTFLAGPR from the coding sequence ATGGCGACAGAGGCCAATCAAACCAAGGGCGCTTCCATAGAATTCCGCGCCATCCACAAGTCTTTTGGCGACAACTGGGTCTTGCGGGGGCTGTCGCTTCAGGTGAAACCGGGGGAGACGACCGTCATCCTCGGGCGTTCCGGATGTGGCAAGAGCGTGCTCCTCAAGATCCTGCTCGGTCTTATCCGCCCGGACAGCGGCGAGGTGTGGATCGACGGCAGTGAGATTAGCGGCCTCAGGGAGCCGGAGCTGCTTCCCATCCGCAAGCAGATCGGGATGCTCTTCCAGGGTTCCGCCCTTTTTGATTCGTTGACGGTGGGCGAGAACGTCGCTTACTGGCTGCGTGAACACACGCGTCTGTCTGACGAGGAAATTGCTGCCCGGGTTGCGCAATGTCTGCGCTTCGTCGATATGGAAGGGACAGAGGAATTGATGCCCTCCCAGCTCTCCGGTGGGATGCGGAAGCGCGTGGCGCTGGCGCGGGCCATGATTTCTGAACCGCGCGTCATGCTCTACGACGAGCCGACCACGGGACTTGACCCCATCACCGCGACGACCATCAACGCGCTCATCCGCAAGACGCAGCAGGAGCTGGGCGTCACGTCCATTGTGGTCACCCACGAGTTGGAGAGCGCCTTCAGCGTGGCGCATCGCCTCGCGGTCATCAACGAGGGCGTCATTGTGGCCGTGGGCACTAAGGAGGAGGTCAAAGCCTCCGGTGATGAGTTTGTACAGACGTTTCTGGCGGGGCCAAGATGA
- a CDS encoding ABC transporter permease — MLSAVLSFFVHLHGLFETFLQGWGGLFRPPFYGRAIIEQMDVIGVRSTVIVVLTAMFTGLVLALQSGYEMAIYGAKMYVGTLLSVSLVRELGPVLTALIVTGRVGSAMAAEIGSMAVTEQIDAMRALGTDPIKKLVTTRLVAATVMLPILTAIADAVGILGGLIVAVSALGISSSFYWVTVVRALTFDDLTMGIIKPILFGVLMATVGCYMGMSATGGTRGVGEATTKSVVLTSVLIFAVDFLFTKLFLAVVH; from the coding sequence GTGCTGAGCGCGGTCTTGTCTTTCTTCGTGCACTTGCACGGCCTGTTCGAGACCTTTCTCCAGGGCTGGGGGGGCCTTTTCCGGCCGCCGTTCTACGGGCGGGCCATTATTGAGCAGATGGACGTGATTGGCGTGCGCTCCACGGTGATCGTGGTGTTGACGGCGATGTTTACCGGCCTTGTCCTCGCACTGCAATCGGGGTACGAAATGGCCATCTATGGGGCCAAGATGTACGTGGGCACGCTATTGAGCGTCTCACTGGTGCGCGAGTTGGGGCCGGTGCTGACTGCGCTTATTGTCACTGGCCGCGTGGGATCGGCCATGGCCGCCGAGATAGGTTCCATGGCCGTCACCGAGCAGATCGACGCCATGCGCGCCCTGGGAACTGACCCTATCAAGAAATTGGTGACCACCCGTCTGGTGGCGGCGACGGTGATGCTGCCCATTCTGACGGCCATTGCGGATGCGGTCGGCATCCTCGGCGGATTGATTGTTGCGGTGAGCGCGTTGGGCATCAGCAGTTCCTTCTACTGGGTCACCGTGGTGCGCGCCTTGACATTTGATGACTTGACCATGGGCATCATCAAGCCGATCCTGTTCGGGGTGCTCATGGCCACCGTGGGGTGCTACATGGGCATGTCGGCAACCGGCGGCACGCGGGGCGTGGGCGAGGCGACCACCAAGTCTGTGGTGCTTACTTCGGTGCTCATCTTCGCGGTGGATTTTCTCTTCACCAAGCTCTTCCTTGCAGTGGTGCACTGA